From the genome of Nodosilinea sp. PGN35, one region includes:
- the dxr gene encoding 1-deoxy-D-xylulose-5-phosphate reductoisomerase — translation MKAITLLGSTGSIGTQTLDILEHHPDQFRLVGIAAGNNVELLAQQVRQFKPEVAAICNPDKLTELRDALAGMDPMPQLLAGDDGVVEVARYGDAEAVVTGIVGCAGLLPTLAAIEAGKDIALANKETLIAGGPAVLPLVEKHGVKLLPADSEHSAIFQCLQGVPEGGLRRILLTASGGAFRDWPTERLAQVTVADALKHPNWSMGRKITVDSATLMNKGLEVIEAHYLFGMDYDQIDIVIHPQSIIHSLIELQDTSVLAQLGWPDMRLPLLYALSWPDRIYTDWEPLDLVKAGDLTFREPDHAKYPCMDLAYAAGRAGGTMTAVLNAANEQAVALFLDEKIHFLEIPKVIEGVCDRHRSHNVAQPVLADILAADQWARAEATSVSEALTPATVVSLG, via the coding sequence GTGAAAGCCATCACCCTGCTTGGATCAACCGGGTCTATTGGTACCCAAACCCTCGACATTTTGGAGCACCACCCCGACCAGTTTCGCCTGGTGGGCATTGCCGCAGGGAATAACGTCGAGCTGCTGGCCCAGCAGGTGCGCCAGTTTAAGCCAGAGGTCGCCGCCATCTGCAACCCCGACAAGCTGACTGAACTGCGCGATGCCCTGGCTGGCATGGATCCGATGCCCCAGCTGCTGGCGGGCGACGACGGCGTTGTCGAGGTGGCCCGCTACGGCGACGCCGAGGCGGTGGTGACGGGCATTGTCGGCTGCGCCGGGCTGCTGCCCACCCTGGCGGCGATCGAGGCGGGCAAAGACATCGCCCTGGCCAACAAAGAGACCCTGATTGCCGGGGGCCCCGCCGTGCTGCCCCTGGTGGAAAAGCACGGCGTCAAGCTGCTGCCCGCCGACTCTGAGCACTCCGCCATTTTTCAGTGCCTCCAGGGGGTGCCCGAGGGCGGCCTGCGGCGGATTTTGCTGACGGCTTCCGGCGGGGCCTTTCGCGACTGGCCCACCGAACGGCTGGCCCAGGTGACGGTGGCCGATGCCCTCAAGCACCCCAACTGGTCGATGGGCCGCAAGATCACCGTCGATTCGGCCACGCTGATGAACAAGGGCCTGGAGGTGATCGAGGCCCACTACCTGTTTGGCATGGACTACGATCAGATCGACATTGTCATCCATCCCCAGAGCATTATTCACTCGCTGATTGAGCTGCAAGACACCTCGGTGCTGGCGCAGCTGGGCTGGCCCGATATGCGGCTGCCGCTGCTCTACGCCCTCTCCTGGCCCGATCGCATCTACACCGACTGGGAGCCCCTGGATCTGGTGAAAGCGGGGGATCTCACCTTCCGCGAGCCCGACCACGCCAAGTACCCCTGCATGGATCTGGCCTACGCCGCCGGGCGGGCAGGCGGCACTATGACCGCCGTGCTCAACGCCGCCAACGAGCAGGCGGTGGCGCTATTCTTAGACGAGAAGATCCATTTTTTAGAGATTCCCAAGGTGATTGAGGGGGTCTGCGATCGCCACCGCTCCCACAATGTGGCCCAGCCGGTGCTGGCCGACATTCTCGCCGCCGACCAGTGGGCCAGAGCCGAGGCCACCAGCGTCAGCGAAGCGCTCACCCCAGCCACCGTCGTTTCCCTAGGATAG
- a CDS encoding helix-turn-helix transcriptional regulator produces the protein MDSVEPVSAEVVQQIAEYFSVLSEPMRLRILNLLREGEKCVQELVEATQTSQANVSKHLKVMLQAGILNRRTEGTSAYYSVADELIFDLCGLVCDRLACRIEAQAQHFRNFSLPSRT, from the coding sequence ATGGACTCTGTAGAACCGGTTTCAGCTGAAGTCGTGCAGCAGATCGCTGAGTATTTCAGCGTACTCAGTGAGCCAATGCGGCTCAGAATTCTGAATCTGCTGAGAGAGGGAGAAAAATGCGTGCAGGAGCTGGTAGAGGCCACCCAAACCAGCCAGGCCAACGTCTCCAAGCACCTCAAGGTGATGCTTCAGGCGGGGATTCTCAACCGCCGCACCGAGGGCACCTCCGCCTACTACAGCGTCGCCGACGAACTGATTTTTGACCTGTGTGGTCTGGTGTGCGATCGCCTCGCCTGCCGCATCGAGGCCCAGGCCCAGCACTTCCGCAACTTTAGCCTCCCCAGCCGCACCTAG
- the mrdA gene encoding penicillin-binding protein 2, with protein sequence MALLQNLPQVPDTLRGRTVGRSFQAVFLLAVVSLLLLGAFGLRLFQLQVVEGDRNRQLADTNRIRLVPKRPARGTIFDRNGKILAGSRLSHTVSIWPIALPREQWPTVISRLSQVLNVPPGEIQKRLEQAGYESIESITIARGISPAQATALAEYTNELPGVRLEAEAVRNYPNGDLAAHVIGYTGELTDEQLKARRDQGYRLGDVVGQMGAESAFESTLHGAWGGQQVEVDSAGRIISILGDKPAVAGKDIQLTIDIELQRAAEAALGTRQGAVVAIDPRNGAVLAMASWPTYDPNIFTTRITEAQWQQLQGADHPFLNRSLQAFPPASTFKIVTTAAAIESGKYDPGTVLPTYPYIQVGGIQFGDWNRAGFGPLSFPGAMAWSSDTFFYQVAMRIGGPTLIEMTRRFGFGRKTGIELASEESPGLVPDDAWKQEVLDTPWVIGDAINMSIGQGFLQATPLQVAGMFAVAANSGYRVTPHLLKDNEEHRNWKESLELSNATIDILHQGLRRVITGGTAQALNVSHIPPFAGKTGTAEAPPGLSHAWFGAYAPLDNPEIVVVTFAEHDGGGGGAVAAPMALKVLEAYFGHEQPAE encoded by the coding sequence ATGGCTCTACTCCAAAATTTACCCCAGGTACCCGACACTTTGCGCGGCCGCACCGTTGGGCGCAGCTTTCAGGCAGTATTTTTGCTGGCTGTGGTGTCGCTGCTGCTGCTGGGGGCTTTTGGGCTGCGGCTATTTCAGCTCCAGGTGGTGGAGGGCGATCGCAACCGCCAGCTGGCCGACACCAACCGCATTCGCCTGGTGCCCAAGCGTCCGGCGCGGGGCACTATTTTTGACCGCAACGGCAAAATCCTCGCCGGTAGCCGCCTGTCGCACACCGTGTCGATCTGGCCCATTGCCCTGCCCCGAGAGCAGTGGCCCACGGTGATTAGCCGCCTATCCCAGGTGCTCAACGTGCCCCCCGGCGAAATTCAAAAGCGTCTGGAGCAGGCGGGCTACGAATCGATTGAGTCGATTACCATTGCCCGCGGCATCAGCCCGGCCCAGGCCACGGCCCTGGCCGAATATACCAACGAGCTGCCCGGGGTACGCCTGGAGGCCGAGGCGGTGCGCAACTACCCCAACGGCGATCTGGCCGCCCACGTGATTGGCTACACGGGCGAACTCACCGACGAGCAGCTCAAGGCCCGCCGCGATCAGGGCTACCGCCTGGGGGATGTGGTGGGGCAGATGGGGGCTGAGTCGGCCTTTGAGAGCACGCTGCACGGGGCCTGGGGGGGCCAGCAGGTGGAGGTCGATAGCGCCGGGCGAATTATCAGCATTTTGGGCGACAAACCCGCCGTTGCCGGTAAAGACATTCAGCTCACCATCGACATTGAGCTACAGCGGGCGGCGGAGGCGGCCCTGGGCACCCGCCAGGGGGCGGTTGTCGCCATTGATCCGCGCAATGGCGCGGTGCTGGCCATGGCTAGCTGGCCCACCTACGATCCCAATATCTTTACCACCCGCATTACCGAGGCCCAGTGGCAGCAGCTCCAGGGAGCCGATCACCCGTTCTTAAACCGATCGCTACAAGCCTTTCCGCCCGCCAGCACCTTCAAAATTGTCACCACGGCGGCGGCCATTGAGTCGGGCAAGTACGATCCGGGCACGGTGCTGCCCACCTACCCCTATATTCAGGTGGGGGGCATTCAGTTTGGCGACTGGAACCGGGCGGGCTTTGGCCCCCTGAGCTTTCCCGGTGCCATGGCCTGGAGCAGCGACACCTTCTTTTACCAGGTGGCGATGCGTATCGGTGGCCCCACGCTGATTGAGATGACCCGGCGCTTTGGCTTTGGCCGCAAGACCGGCATCGAGCTAGCGTCGGAGGAAAGCCCTGGTCTGGTGCCCGATGACGCCTGGAAGCAAGAGGTCCTGGACACCCCCTGGGTGATTGGCGACGCCATCAATATGTCCATTGGGCAAGGCTTTTTGCAGGCCACCCCCCTCCAGGTGGCGGGTATGTTTGCGGTAGCGGCCAACAGCGGCTATCGGGTCACTCCCCACCTGCTCAAAGACAACGAAGAGCACCGCAACTGGAAAGAATCCCTAGAGCTGAGCAACGCCACCATCGACATTCTGCACCAGGGGCTGCGGCGGGTGATCACGGGCGGCACGGCCCAGGCCCTAAATGTGAGCCATATTCCGCCCTTCGCCGGCAAAACCGGCACCGCTGAGGCCCCGCCGGGGCTGTCCCACGCCTGGTTTGGGGCCTATGCTCCCCTCGACAACCCCGAAATAGTGGTCGTTACCTTTGCAGAACACGACGGCGGCGGCGGCGGTGCGGTGGCCGCCCCGATGGCGCTCAAGGTGCTAGAAGCCTATTTTGGCCACGAGCAACCCGCCGAATGA
- a CDS encoding TAXI family TRAP transporter solute-binding subunit, producing MQGKLVLPVVGLSLVGVIASTFVVVREQTRTYRLVLASGGSTGEYYAFSQALATVVARNHPTITIEVLETDGSLQNMDLLKTDRAQLALVQSDTPVQPPVRAVARLFPELFHLLARAEADIDSVADLRGKRVALMPEGSGSYALFWPLVQHYGLTADAMTPLPLPVDRAQAALAGGEVDALFRVITLGNPAVANLLQTGTVRLVAIDQVDALRLSLPYLEAQVIPKGTYNGGQPVPSTDLPVVAVNALLVAHETLPPKVVHALTSTLHQNRNELVALYPRAAMIRLDTSGDLGLPLHPGAEDFYRQGEPEFLVEYAEPMALLLSVAVLGISGLWQLRSWLLGKQKNRADTYNLEILALMEAIDQAQTLEELETLRKTLFDILKRVVTDLDVDRITSESFESFTFPWEIANKAIYHQEMRLRSGADAVDQRGS from the coding sequence ATGCAGGGAAAGCTTGTCTTGCCGGTGGTCGGGCTCAGTTTGGTGGGGGTGATCGCCTCTACCTTTGTCGTAGTGCGCGAACAGACCCGCACCTACCGCCTGGTGCTGGCCTCGGGCGGCAGCACGGGCGAATACTACGCCTTTAGCCAGGCCCTGGCGACGGTGGTGGCCCGCAACCACCCCACCATCACCATTGAGGTGCTCGAGACCGACGGCTCCCTGCAAAATATGGATCTGCTCAAAACTGACCGGGCTCAGCTGGCTCTGGTACAGAGCGATACCCCAGTGCAGCCCCCGGTGCGGGCGGTGGCGAGGCTGTTTCCCGAGCTGTTTCACCTGCTGGCGCGGGCCGAGGCCGATATCGACAGCGTGGCAGACCTGCGGGGAAAACGGGTGGCGCTCATGCCCGAGGGCAGCGGTTCCTACGCGCTATTCTGGCCGCTGGTGCAGCACTACGGCCTGACCGCCGACGCCATGACGCCCCTGCCCCTGCCCGTCGATCGGGCCCAGGCGGCCCTGGCGGGGGGGGAGGTCGATGCGCTGTTTCGGGTGATCACGTTGGGCAACCCGGCGGTGGCCAACCTGCTGCAAACCGGCACAGTTCGGCTGGTGGCCATCGATCAGGTCGATGCCCTGCGGCTGTCGCTGCCCTACCTCGAAGCCCAGGTGATTCCCAAGGGCACCTACAACGGCGGGCAGCCAGTGCCCTCGACCGATTTGCCGGTGGTGGCGGTAAATGCTCTGCTGGTGGCCCACGAAACCCTGCCCCCCAAGGTAGTGCATGCCCTGACCAGCACCCTGCACCAAAACCGCAATGAGCTAGTGGCGCTCTACCCTCGAGCCGCCATGATTCGTCTCGACACCTCCGGGGATTTGGGATTGCCCCTGCACCCCGGTGCCGAAGACTTTTACCGCCAGGGAGAGCCAGAATTTTTGGTGGAGTATGCCGAACCTATGGCCCTGCTGCTGTCGGTGGCGGTACTGGGCATCTCGGGGCTGTGGCAGCTGCGATCGTGGCTGCTGGGCAAGCAAAAGAACCGGGCCGACACCTATAACCTAGAAATTTTGGCGCTGATGGAGGCCATTGACCAGGCTCAAACCCTTGAGGAACTGGAGACGCTGCGAAAAACGCTGTTCGACATTCTCAAACGGGTGGTCACCGATCTCGATGTCGATCGCATCACCAGCGAGTCCTTTGAGTCGTTTACCTTTCCCTGGGAGATCGCCAACAAAGCCATCTATCACCAGGAAATGCGGCTGCGCAGCGGCGCAGATGCCGTTGACCAGCGCGGCAGCTAG